The genomic segment TTAACATTCTTGCCTCCTATTGCAAGTTAATGGGATTTGATAGCGATGGCTACCAATTCTCTGCTAGCAATTCAAAATATGCCTGGGGATGCTCGCAAGCTGGGCAAACTTTCGGCGCCGATGTTCCTTCATGAATATATCCACAATTCCTGCAACGCCAAACCACCGGTTGGCTTTTTTGGAACACGGTTCCAGCCTCAACATTTGCCAAAAGCCCCCGATAGCGCTTTTCGTGTTGTTTCTCGGAGATTGAAATTGCGCGGAATACAGCTGCAATCTGGCGGAAGCCTTCTTCTTCGGCAACTTTGGCGAACTCCTGATAAAGCTTTGCCCATTCGAAGTATTCGCCTTCTGCTGCCTCCTTGAGATTTTCAGCGGTTGTACCAATCACACCTGCGGGATAGGTGGCTTGAATTTCAACATCGCCGCCTTGGAGAAACTTGAAAAATCGCTTGGCATGCTCCTTCTCTTGCTCAGCTGTCTCGAGGAAAACGTCAGCGATTTGCATATAGCCTTCGTTCCTCGCGACGCTTGCAAAAAAGGTATAACGATTCCTTGCCTGAGATTCTCCGGCAAATGCTTTTAATAAGTTCTTTTCTGTCTGCGTTCCTTTCAAGTCCAAAGTGCTTTTCTCCCTTCTACATCATTTTGACCCTTATAGGCTTAGCGCTTAACCTGCCTATCCTAAATATACTACCAACCTAGGCGCAATTTAAAACACTAAATTGTGCTATGAGATAATCCAAATTGGGCTCGACCAGGCAATTGCGCCATCTTCTTGGGTAATGCGAACGTAGTAGAAGGTGAATGGCTTGGGCAAGTGCACTGTAGGCGGCAGATTAACATCGTCAAGCGGTTCGCAATCCACCCATTCTAGTTCGACGTCGAGCCTGCCAGGAGTTGAAGTATAGATATCTTTATTATTCCTTACTATTTCGATTAGCTTGATTGGTGCAGTGCCGCAGACCGAAACCAGGATTTTTCGAGATGACGCAAGGTTCGGATGTTCTGCAAGCAGGAATTCCGACCCCATAAAACCATTGTTCATTTGAAAATTCAAAATAATGCGCTCGCCTGTAGTTCCATAGCACCGACGATTCCAAAGTGCCTCCCAGATTGCTTGCCGGGTATTTTCTTTCGCCCAAACAGCAGTAAGCCCGCCAGTCTGCCCACGACCGCGCGTTGTTCGGTCGCCCACATGACCAAGATGGTCATCAAAATCCGCTGTAAAACCCACACGCCATCCGAGCGCAAGGGCGCGCTGCACGTAGCCTAAGGGGTTCATTGGCGTGTTATCCTCGCGAAGGACAGGACTACCAGGCAAAGGATTGCCATCCTCGGGGCTGCGTTCAGAGCATCCCCATATCGAATATATCTCGACCAGCCGCTCCTTATCCGACTCATGAAAGGTCCAATCGTTGTGGTTGCCCGGATGTGGAGGATGATGTGGGATGATGATTGCTGATTCATTCTTCAGTGCACCAAAAAGATCCAGCGGCGTCGGATAATGGCCCTCATCAGAGCGGTAGATTGGCCTATAATCTTCTAGATAATACACATTGCGGTCACCGTGACCAAGCTTGCGCCATTTTGCCCATTCATAACCAAGGAAAACTGTGAATCGGTGAGGTTCATTATATCGAGCCACAGCTTTCTGAACTAAGTGCCAAAGGTTGTCTGGCGTTTCCTTCTCATTGTCGTGATCGCTTGAGGCGGCAAAATCAAGCGCACATTCGTCCCTAATGTATTTGAAATACCTATCGAGAGAGCCGACGCCATCGGAAATTTCAGTATGGCCGTGGAAAGCACCCCATAAGAGTTTATATTCGGCGTTGCCGCATATGATTGGATTAGTAACAGATTTCATACCATTTGCGGCATCCTCCACCTCGAATCGGTAGATACCCTCCTTGGAAATTGAAGCGGCAATGCGGACGCAGTTCGAGCCATCAACCTCAAAGCGGCTGGTGAGTATCCTTTCGCCATTCAAGTGCACGACAATATCACCGGGGGTTTGGCACGCCGTATTCCGATTCGCATCCTCAGGCCTCACAAGCAGGGAGAACCCTTCCGCAGGAGGAACGGTGCTCGGCGCTATTGCCCTGATGCCAACAGGAACACTTCCTATGATTGGAAACATGCACGCACCAACGATGCGATTCAGCGTATCTCCGAAAAGGCCGTGAATTTTGATTTCCTCAATAGGAGAGGCAACCATAAGCAGAACAAACCGATCGGGGTGAGACAGCCGAGGTGCGGTAACTCCAGTCAGATGTGCTGTCAAAACCTCTCCTTTTTCAAACCCTTCTAAGGGAACCCTGAATGAAAAGATGCCGTTATCTTCGCTACGATTGATGGCGCTCAGCAGTTCGCCAGATGCGGTTTGCAGGGAAACATATCCTTCTTGGGATGGATTATCGGTTTGAAACCCTTGCCATGGAGGCTTAAGATTGCGGCCGCCATGAAAGCAAAGCCAGAGCACTTGGTCAGACGAAACCGGCTTAGAGAGGATAAAGGAGAGAACCCATGACCCTTTTTCGCCGGCACATGCGATTGGAGGATTAGGCTTGCTAATTAACACATCCTTTGGTATTCTAAGCGGACGACTTTGCATGCAAAAACCTCTACATTAGCGGTACTTGAAGCTCTTTACCTTCATAAAGTTTAATGCTGAGCGCTCTGCCTTCGGGCTTCTCTTTTATCATTACACTTTCCGATATTAGAGAAGTCTCTTCCGGTGTTGTTTCAACAAAGAAAACAATTAACCTATATGCAATCTGATCGCCTGCTTTGAATTGCCGCCGGCGATTTGAGAAAGAACCATAGAGTGTATCTGCATAGACTGCCTGACTATTGTACGCCGTGGCTTGCACATAAGCTATTCCAGATCCAGCAACAGACACAACACCCAACCGTCCATCTACATTGACCCACTTGCCATGGAATGCAACTGGCTTCTGCGGGTTCCGCCAGTCGAAGTTAATTTTGCCGCCCTGGTGATATACAGTTCTCAAGCCGCCAGTGAGAATATCATTTTCAATACCAACTGGAACGCCGAGTTCGCTTTCAATTAATACGTCATCTAGAGCGGTCACCTTGTCTTCATAGACCACTACTTTCTCACCAACCGATGTCACCTTGAGCTCCTGTTTAAGAAGTCCGCCGTTTGTAAGCAGCTCACCAAATGTCTCGAATCCATTCTCCGCTTTTCGCCATGAGTGCTTTACAACCGTCAGCGCCTGGCTCCCTTCTTCGCCCAATTGGAACGTGCCTATAAAGCCATTCGTTATCGGGACGGCGAAATGACAATTGCCTTCGTGCTTCTCTCCAATGGGTGCCAGCGTGCCCATGATTCGATTTTTCCAGGAGAAAGAGACGAGCTTGCTAGGGGTGCGATGAAGAATAACGCCAATTGGACCGAATTGCCGCACGCATTCCAATTGGCGAGTGGCGGCGTTAGGCTCGCATGCCGGACCAAATAGCTTATGCGAGAGAAAGCCGTATGTCACCTGTTCGGCAAAGATGGCATGTCGCGTGAATCCTAATTTTGACCCAGGAATTGCCAGGTTGCCATCCTGCATATTCTGCCACGTCCTTATGTACTGCAAGTGAATGCTTTCCAACCTTGCGGCAAGGGAATCGTGCATTTTGGTGGATAGAAAAGCAAATAGATTTATATAGGGAAGCCCGTGCAACTCCCAGTCCATCCCTTGTGGGAAAATGGTTTCTCCGCAGGGAAGCACTAAAGTTTGGAACATTGCCCAAGTATCCATGAGGTGGTGAGTTGCTGCTTGTGGAATTGGACGTCTTGCATAGGCATAGTGCATCGAAGCCACTGCGAGGAAATAACTACTGCAGGCAACGTAGGATGGATGGAAGAAGTTGTGGTTCTCGAGCGTGAAATCGGGATGTAAATTTGCACCCTTGACCCATTCTTTGACCGGTCTCCCATCTATTAGCCTCTCATCCCTAAGGTCGCGGGGAACCGAAAGGGTATTCATCATATATTCGATTGCCTTTTTGCTCCATTCAGATGCATTGGGATGCCGGGCAAACATATTTGATGCAATAGATATGCAAGTAAGGTCCCAACCATTCTCCTCAGCCTTGGTATCACCCCAGCGATTAGTTGGCAGGGTTCGATTAAGGAGGCGGTCTGCCTCCTTAGAAATGACGCGCTCAATCCCTTCCCGCAATTCATTATCAAGGTCGTCCCAAATAAGCCACGCACCGAACGCCAGGTTGCTCGCCCACATCCCTGACTGCCAACTGCAGCCCCACTTTTTGCCGTCGGTGCACTTTTGCGTCCCGGTGACATGGGTTGCAACAGCATACCGAATTGCGCGTAGAGCCCTGCTTTTGAGATATTGGCGCTCAGCATCTTTTAGGCGAGAGTACTTTAAAAGTGCGGCACTCGAGAGAACCATGTTTCCAATTGCACGAATGCCCTCATTACCCTCGCTTATTCCGTTGCCCCAATATCCAGCTTCGACATCGAAGGCTGACTCATGCCAATCTCTGTCCGAGAATCGGCAGCAGTCAAGCATTATATTCTCGTAGGTTTTCAGCAACTCATGCTCAGAAAGCCTGCGGACCTGGTATACATCCCTTGCATACACGCAGGCTGGGATAATAGCAAGAAAAAGCATGATTTGCTTCACTTGAGGAACAACTCCACCACCGGAATTGCCACGGGCGGCTTCTGAAGCGGTAGCTCAAGGGTAAGAGTCCCAGGCGTGCCCTTCATCGTAGTGTTTTGCGGTTCTTGATGAGGGTCAATCTCGATTCTCTTTACTTCAGATGCGTCGTTCAGCAACTGAGCATAGGCAACCCTGCCCGCAAGTCCTTCCAGGTGGATGTGTTTATAAGGCCATGCAAAGATATGCAGGTACAGCCGCTTGCCATTTTGAGTATACGCGCAATTAGGAGGAGGCACAAAGTCGCTGGCAGTACAGCCGTAGATTGATCTATTATGCAGGCGCATCCACTCGCCGATTCCCCGAAGTCTTTCAATAGCCCTTGGATCAAACTCGCCTCGAGCATTCGGCCCAACATTCAGTAGGAAGTTGCCGCCCTTGGAAACACAATCTATTAGCGTCCGAATCAACTCATCTGTCGAGCGCCAATTGCATTCATCGCGGTAGTATCCCCAACTTCCGCTGAAGGTCTGGCATGCTTCCCAAACAACCGGCTTGCCATCAACCTCCAGCCATCCTTTTGGTTGATACTGTTCCGGCGTTCGGAAATCCGCACTTTCCGGCAGGTCGATGCGGTCATTAAGGATTATGTGCGGCTGAAGCTCCCGAACCATTTTGGCTAATTTTTCGGACTGCCAGTCGTCGCGGCCTTTGCCCTTTGACCAGCCCCAATCGGCTTTTGGATATGAGAAATCAAACCACATGATGTCGACACGCCCAAACATGGTAAGCAATTCTCGAGTCTGTCCGTGGAGGTATTCGACATACTTTCTGATATCCCGCCCTTTTTGGGCTTCGCGAAACTCTAGGTTGTCACGCATTGGGTGCAAGCCATCAATTGGAAACTCAGGGTGATGCCAGTCAATAAGCGAGTGATAGAATCCGACTTTTAGGCCCTCTGCCCTGAACGCCTCAACCATTGGTCTGAGGAGATCGCGCCCAGCCGGGGTGTTGGTAGCCTTGTAATCGGTGAGCGCAGAATCCCAAAGGCAAAATCCGTCATGGTGTTTGGTTGTAACAACAAAGTATTTCATTCCTGCGTTCTTTGCTTCCCTAGCCCAGACGGTGGGGTCATAAAGGTCAGGGTCGAAGTGGTCAAAATATACTTGATAATCCTCATCGCTGATTTTCTCTCGGTTCTTGACCCATTCGTGGCGGGCCGCAGCGGAGTAAATTCCCCAATGAATAAACAAGCCGAATCTATCATGAACAAACCAACTAGTGTCGCCAGGCGTAGGATCTGGTAGCTTTGGCATAGTACAAGCCTCCTTACAAAAGTCTTCGTTTCACATTTAGGCAGTAAATCCGCAAATCCTTCGCATATACTGCTAAATTTGAGCTTCTTATCGCAGTAATATCTATTAAACTGCCGTAAGCTATCTGCTAGCTATTCGAACGGCCTTGAAAGACATGTCAAATTTGCCCTTCAGCCCCGTTATATCTACAGTGCCCTGTCCATCTACATCCAGGTTGCGGTTGCCCACCTTTGCCGAGACAACTTTCCAACCATCCGGAAGCCTGCAGCGGATAAGCATGTGCTTCGGCGGCTCGGGCGGCGCGGTTACTTCGGCGATGACCTCGCCTTTGCTAAGGTAGGAGGTCATGGTTACCGAGACTTCCCCAAAGGCAGTTGGAGCTCGTTCTACTTTGATTAATTTACCATCTTCCATCCATCTCCTTGGTGTGGCAAACATCAACCGCAGAGTATCTGGCTTTCGGTCATCGTCTGTATCCCAATCCTGAATTAGGATGTACCTAAGCATCCAGAGGAAGAAAGCATTGCTTGCACTATTAGGAGGGAGAGATATCTGACGACCAAACTCGTCCCTTGGCAGAGGGCAGGTTCCTTCGCCCCCAATAAAAGTATCGCGCGTGAGCCCTTGAGCCAGCTTGCCGTAGAAACTCACAAGAGCACGCTCTACTTCGTCCCGCCGCAACAGTGTAAGAACATACCGAATCGTGTAGAGATCATCAATGTTTTGATTGACCATCCACCACGATATCCCCGGATGGGTGCGCACCATACCCATCATTAGCCCACCCTTTTCCTCAAGGTAGCGCTTGATGCAAGTCTCATAGTACGAACCAGTTTTGAAAATGCCCGAACCGAGTATATACGGTGCCACTAGGTCCCAGTAGCCGCCAATTCGCGTCCCAGTCAGAGGGTCATATGGCTTTTCTTCTCCAAATAACGCAATGGGGATGAAAGGTGGGTCTATATCTCTACGTATACTTTTCTCAAGAGCATCGAATATAGGTGGCAGCCATTCCTCAGCCGATTTTTCAAGACGGACTGCTTCGTCATACTCTTTCATTTCTCTGAGGATAGCTGAAAGGTCGCGGAGACCTGCCCATCCATTTGCATTCGTGCTCAGGGAATAAACCGGCGTGCCAATATCGCCGCAGTAGCGTTCGCGAGGCAGCAATCCCGTTTCTTTCTCGCGTTCGTTTGCAAGCCGGTTGGCTTCGAGCATCCATAGGTCCCGATGCTCCTTGAACCACGATTCATCCCTTGTCAGCCAGTAGTAGTGGCTCAGCATTTGAAGTTTTTTGCCAGCTTGATGGTAAAGTAGACCCTGGCGTCTGAAGTTCATTAGCGGCAAGAGCA from the Armatimonadota bacterium genome contains:
- a CDS encoding rubrerythrin family protein, which gives rise to MDLKGTQTEKNLLKAFAGESQARNRYTFFASVARNEGYMQIADVFLETAEQEKEHAKRFFKFLQGGDVEIQATYPAGVIGTTAENLKEAAEGEYFEWAKLYQEFAKVAEEEGFRQIAAVFRAISISEKQHEKRYRGLLANVEAGTVFQKSQPVVWRCRNCGYIHEGTSAPKVCPACEHPQAYFELLAENW
- a CDS encoding DUF3604 domain-containing protein, which translates into the protein MQSRPLRIPKDVLISKPNPPIACAGEKGSWVLSFILSKPVSSDQVLWLCFHGGRNLKPPWQGFQTDNPSQEGYVSLQTASGELLSAINRSEDNGIFSFRVPLEGFEKGEVLTAHLTGVTAPRLSHPDRFVLLMVASPIEEIKIHGLFGDTLNRIVGACMFPIIGSVPVGIRAIAPSTVPPAEGFSLLVRPEDANRNTACQTPGDIVVHLNGERILTSRFEVDGSNCVRIAASISKEGIYRFEVEDAANGMKSVTNPIICGNAEYKLLWGAFHGHTEISDGVGSLDRYFKYIRDECALDFAASSDHDNEKETPDNLWHLVQKAVARYNEPHRFTVFLGYEWAKWRKLGHGDRNVYYLEDYRPIYRSDEGHYPTPLDLFGALKNESAIIIPHHPPHPGNHNDWTFHESDKERLVEIYSIWGCSERSPEDGNPLPGSPVLREDNTPMNPLGYVQRALALGWRVGFTADFDDHLGHVGDRTTRGRGQTGGLTAVWAKENTRQAIWEALWNRRCYGTTGERIILNFQMNNGFMGSEFLLAEHPNLASSRKILVSVCGTAPIKLIEIVRNNKDIYTSTPGRLDVELEWVDCEPLDDVNLPPTVHLPKPFTFYYVRITQEDGAIAWSSPIWIIS
- a CDS encoding alpha-L-fucosidase, which translates into the protein MPKLPDPTPGDTSWFVHDRFGLFIHWGIYSAAARHEWVKNREKISDEDYQVYFDHFDPDLYDPTVWAREAKNAGMKYFVVTTKHHDGFCLWDSALTDYKATNTPAGRDLLRPMVEAFRAEGLKVGFYHSLIDWHHPEFPIDGLHPMRDNLEFREAQKGRDIRKYVEYLHGQTRELLTMFGRVDIMWFDFSYPKADWGWSKGKGRDDWQSEKLAKMVRELQPHIILNDRIDLPESADFRTPEQYQPKGWLEVDGKPVVWEACQTFSGSWGYYRDECNWRSTDELIRTLIDCVSKGGNFLLNVGPNARGEFDPRAIERLRGIGEWMRLHNRSIYGCTASDFVPPPNCAYTQNGKRLYLHIFAWPYKHIHLEGLAGRVAYAQLLNDASEVKRIEIDPHQEPQNTTMKGTPGTLTLELPLQKPPVAIPVVELFLK